The sequence attgtattgataggaaactcagatacatgtgtggatacatagacaacaccatgtccctagtaagcctctagttgactagctcgttgatcaatagatggttacggtttcctgaccatggacattggatgtcgttgataacgggatcacatcattaggagaatgatgtgatggacaagacccaatcctaagcatagcactagatcgtgtagttcatatgctaaagcttttctaatgtcaagtatcatttccttagaccatgagattgtgcaactcccggataccgtaggagtgctttgggtgtaccaaacgtcacaacgtaactgggtggctataaaggtgcactacgggtatctccgaaagtgtctgttgggttggcacgaatcgagactgggatttgtcactccgtgtgacggagaggtatctctgggcccactcggtaggacatcatcataatgtgcacaatgtgatcaaggagttgatcacgggatgatgtgttacggaacgagtaaagagacttgccggtaacgagattgaacaaggtatcgggataccgacgatcgaatctcgggcaagtatcgtaccgatagacaaagggaattgtatacgggattgattaagtccttgacatcgtggttcatccgatgagatcatcgtggaacatgtgggagccaacatgggtatccagatcccgctgttggttattgaccggagaacgtctcggtcatgtctgcatggttcccgaacccgtagggtctacacacttaaggttcgatgacgctagggttataaaggaagcttgtatgtggttaccgaatgttgttcagagtcccagatgagatcccggacatcacgaggagttccggaatggtccggaggtaaagattgatatattggacgaagggttttggagtccgggagtgttccggaggtaccgggtgatgaccagcatgaccgaaaggtgtttcgggagccccggcaagtgttggggggcttcatgggccaagggaagggggcaaaccagcccactaaggggttgtgCGCCCCCTCACCTAATCCCAcgtgaccagggggtttggggcgcccgatctagggttcccacctcctggcttgggggccaagtcacccaaaggggagatcccatctgccctggccgccccccctaggggaaaccctagggcgcctcccctcccccttgcccctatacagagtggaggttttggggctgcacATGACACAAGATGAGTTCCTCTCCTCTATATGACGCAACCCTGcatctctccttcctcctctcccacggtgcttggcgaagccctgcgggatagccacgctcctccatcaccaccacgccgttgtgctgctgctggatggagacttcctcaacctctccctctctccttgctggatcaaggtatgggagacgtcaccaggctgtacgtgtgttgaacacggaggtgccgtccgttcggcactaggatcatcggtgatttgaatcacaacgagtacgactccttcaaccccgttctcttgaacgcttccgcgcgcgatctacaagggtatgtagatccactcctccctcgttgctagatgactccatagattgatcttggtgatacgtaggaaaattttgaatttctgctacgttccccaacatgatcatctcatacatcacatatatcattcatcacatcctttggccatatcacatcacaaaacacttgctgcaaaaacaagttagacgtcctctaattgttgttgcaagtttttacgtggctgctataggtttctagcaagaacgtttcttacctacgccaaaaccacaacgtgaattaccaatttctatttacccttcataaggaccctattcatcgaatccgatccgactaaagtgggagagacagacacccgccagccaccttatgcaactagtgcatgtcagtcggtggaaccagtctcacgtaagcgtacgtataaggtcggtccgggccgcttcatcccacaatgccgccgaatcaagataagactagtaacggcaagataattgacaatatcgatgcccacaactgctttgtgttctactcgtgcatagaaactacgatagacctagctcatgatgccactgttggggaacgtagcagaattttaaaattttctacgcatcaccaagatcaatctatggagtcatctagcaacgagggagagaggagtgcatctacatacccttgtagatcgcgcgcggaagcgttcaagagaacggtgttgatggagtcgtactcgacgtgatccaaatcaccgatgacctagtgccgaacggatggcacctccgcgttcaacacacgtacggttgggaagacgtctccttcaacttgatccagcaagggggaaggagaggttgatgaagatccagcagcacgacggcgtggtggtggatgcagcaggatcccggcagggcttcgccaagcgcaagcggggaggagaggtgttacggatggagagggaggcgccaagaggaaggggtgcggctgccctcccccctctttatataggggccttggggggcgccggccctaggagatggatctccaaggggggcgccggccaaggggtggcttcccccccaagccaagtggggggcacccccacccctagggtttcccaaccctaggcgcaggggaggcccaaggggggcgcaccagcccaccaggggctggttcccccccccccacttcagcccatgggaccctccgggataggtggccccacccggtggaccctcgggacccttccggtggtcccggtacaataccggcgacccccgaaaccttcccgatggccgaaaatggacttcctatatataaatatttacctccggaccattccggaactcctcgtgacgtccgggatctcatctgggactccgaacaactttcgggttactgcatactaatatctctacaaccctagcgtcaccgaaccttaagtgtgtagaccctacgggttcgggagacatgcagacatgaccgagacgcctctccggtcaataaccaacagcgggatctggatacccatgttggctcccacatgctccacgatgatctcatcggatgaaccacgatgtcgaggattcaatcaatccgtatacaattccctttgtcagtcggtacgttacttgcccgagactcgatcaccggtatcccaatacctcgttcaatctcgttaccggcaagtcacttcactcgtaccataatgcatgatcccgtgatcaaccacttggtcacattgagctcattatgatgatgcattaccgagtgggcccagagatacctctccgtcatgcggagtgacaaatcccagtctcgattcgtgccaacccaacagacactttcggagatacctgtagtgtacgtttatagtcacccagttacgttgtgacgtttggcacacccaaagcactcctacggtatccgggagttgcacaatctcatggtctaaggaatgatacttgacattcggaaaaagctacagcaaacgaactacacgatctttgagctatgcttaggattgggtcttgtccatcacatcattctcctaatgatgtgatcccgttatcaatgacatccaatgtccatagtaggaaaccatgactatcttttgatcaacgagctagtcaactagaggctcactagggacgtgttgtggtctatgtattcacacatgtattacgatttccggataacacaattatagcatgaataatagacaattatcatgaacaaagaaatataataataatcattttattattgcctctagggcatatttccaacaccagaAATGCCACTCCAGCTTTATACACGTACGTGGACTCTCCTCCGATTTGGGAAGCTAGCTTCCTTGAGCCGAACTGTTAGGCCCAGCTCCAATGAAGATTTAGCggatctactccctccgttccgaattacttgttttagatttgtctagatacggatgtatctagactcattttagtgttagatacctctgtatctagacaaatctaagacaagtaatttggaactgAGGGAGTAGAAGCTAACCAACTACCAAACAGGCCATTAATCACTTATAATGGACCACCCTTGTGGAGCATAAATGGGCCATAGTTAGTGCGGCCCAATTTTGATATGTTAGATATTTTCTCTTTTTAAGAAATTTGTAAAAGCCACTCGAAAAAACACAAATTTGTAAAAATTATGTACATTATTATCATAGTTAGAAAAGAATCAGGCATTCTTTTAGAAAATATTTATATAACTACAATaatatacttcctccgttcccaaatactccctccgtccggaattacttgtcatcaaaatggatgggtctagaactaaaatacatgtagatacatccatttcaatgacaagtattttcggacggagggagtacaagtcttttcagagatttcaacaagtgactatatTCGGAGCGAAATTAGTGAATCTACACTTCAAAATATGTCTACATAGATCTATATGTTGTAGTCCATTTAAAATGTCTAAaaggacttatatttaggaacggagggagtatataattTCAGGAACTACTATCCGAGCACGCAAGGCTCGTATTTTTTTTCATGTACCACTAGTGTATTTGCCTCTATTCTTATATATGCATGTACAAAAAGTGTCAGATATAGATTTAATTCTTATAGATCTTCACATGGTACATCAGATTATAGCTGTCATGTATTTGAAAACTGTGAGATACTGAACATCAAAAAAAGTAATGGATTTCACTCACCAAATAATCACAACAAATACTACATTATCTACATAATTTTTCTGTTGAGTCAAGTACTCCTTGCGATGGCAAATTTGCGCATGTGTATATGAACCCAGTCATAAGATTAGTATTTTTTGTGTCGTAAGATCGCTATATACTCCTTTAATCTCACTGTAAAAACACACGCAGTTGAGTGTAACGATTAACGAAGCACAATTGATCTATGTATGCAGGCACGGAGTgaagcagcagctgaattgctgGGCTGATGGAGCAGGGATGATAACGCAATGCCCAATCCAACCAAACAAGAATTTCACGTATCGATTCAACGTCAAGGGCCAGGAGGGCACGTTGTGGTGGCATGCTCACGTCGGCTGCCTCCGTGCAACCATTCATGGTGCACTGCTCATCCGGCCAAGATCCGGGCCCAATTCTTACCCATTTCCTAGACCTAACAAAGAGATCCCCATCGTTATAGGTTTGTATGTGCGGATTTATATCGACACAGACTGCTGAGTTAGGCCAATTAAAACTTTCTAAACTGTATGCAGGTGAATGGTTGGGAATGGATCCTATTGAGTTGGAAACGAGAATTCAGAGAAGTATTTTAAGTGATGAGCCCCTTTCAGCTACAATCAATGGAAAGCTTGGGGACGCCAATAACTGTTCAGGTAATTACCATCACTGTTACTCAAGTGTTAAACACAAACTAGGAAAGAATATGTACTATAAAATGGGACTACTATCAGCAAACTGAAAACCCTCTTGCAAATTTACATAGAAACTAAATGGTAGATTTCAAATAGCAGCAATATGAATAGCAGTTTTGATCTGGCATTGATGCATCTAGTTCTATTTAATTTTCGCGACCATATTATAAGAAGATGTTGCTGTTTGTTTTTGTAGACAGGCTGCTAGACAAATTAGCACTCCTTATTCTAGTACAAGCAAACTTATTCATATACAATATGCAATCAAAAGTTCTAATGTAGAATCTTGGTTCAATGTGTAGGGGTCATCGAAGACAACTACATTCTAAATGTCGAGCAGGGCAAGACATATCTCTTACGGATAGTAAACGCTGCGCTCCACTCAGAGTACTACGTGAAAATCGCTGGGCATACCTTCACAGTGGTCGCCGCTGATGCCAATTATGTGAAACCATACAACACAGATACAATTGCAATCGCGCCAGGTGAGACGGTGGACGCTCTGCTAGTTGCCGACGCATCACCTGGCAGGTACTACATTGTGGCCAACAGCAAGTCAATGAAAGTGAAAACAAGAGGGATTGTGCACTACAATCCAAGCAAAAGATATGATGATACTCCAGTAATGGCGCCTGACATGCCCGGTAAAAATGACGCAGTCGCATCCTTCTACTTCCATGGCAACTTGACCAGTCTGCCTCACCCGCTTGCGCACCCAGTGCCAGCAAACGTCGACGAGCAACTATTCATGGCCATTGACACGACACACATGTGCAGAGAAGGTGGATCAGTCTGTGGTTTGGTGTCCCGTATGAACAACATCTCGTTCCAGCTTCCCTCCAGGACACCATTGCTCAAAGCACACTACTACCACAATGTGAGCAGCAGCGTAAGCACGCTGCAAGAGTTCCCAAGCAGCATACCACCTGGGTTAGTGTACGACGAGGGCCAGACGTCGAAGGCGACGTCCGTGAGGAGGCTGCGGTACAACACCACAGTGGAGATTGTGTTCCGGTGTCCTCCGGTGATGTACAGCTACTCTAACCCTATGCACCTCCACGGACACGACTTCTTTGTTCTCGCACAGGGGCATGGGAAATACGACGCGCAAAAGGATGTGCAGACATACAATTTGGTGGATCCACCCGTGAGGAACACAATCCTTGTCCCGGTAGTGGGGTGGACTGCTATCCGATTCGTGGCAAGTAATCCTGGTACGTGCTAATGTATATGTTGCATTGCATATGTACCGCAAACCCATTAATACCTAATATGAAATCTATCTAGTTATACATGAAAGTTTATATATAATGCGGATTGCAACTGAAAATTTGACATTCAAACAGGGGTGTGGTTCTTGCATTGCCATTATGAAAAGCACGCATCATCAGGCATGGCAATGGCATTCATGGTGGAGAACGGGCCGACATTGGACTCGACTCTTCCACCACCTCCAAGCGATTATCCAAGCTGTGATGACCAAAACAGTGGTCTGGCATTTGACTAATGCAAATTGGTGAACTTAAAGTTTGAACAAATTATATCAGCTTTGTGTGATGATATGGTTAATAAATATTTCATTATGAAAATAAATGTTTTGTTAGCAATAATCACGACGTGCATGTATTATAGGAGCTATCCGAGTCGAACCA comes from Triticum urartu cultivar G1812 unplaced genomic scaffold, Tu2.1 TuUngrouped_contig_439, whole genome shotgun sequence and encodes:
- the LOC125527751 gene encoding laccase-15-like, coding for MGETVLLTCSPYYSEILALLLCSPKTALAASSLAAMGTVGVALFLPVALAATAGGGDAVIVEHTFVVSQIKLRRLCNDTLVTVVNGQLPGPAIEVTEGDSLVVHVINKSPSGLTIHWHGVKQQLNCWADGAGMITQCPIQPNKNFTYRFNVKGQEGTLWWHAHVGCLRATIHGALLIRPRSGPNSYPFPRPNKEIPIVIGEWLGMDPIELETRIQRSILSDEPLSATINGKLGDANNCSGVIEDNYILNVEQGKTYLLRIVNAALHSEYYVKIAGHTFTVVAADANYVKPYNTDTIAIAPGETVDALLVADASPGRYYIVANSKSMKVKTRGIVHYNPSKRYDDTPVMAPDMPGKNDAVASFYFHGNLTSLPHPLAHPVPANVDEQLFMAIDTTHMCREGGSVCGLVSRMNNISFQLPSRTPLLKAHYYHNVSSSVSTLQEFPSSIPPGLVYDEGQTSKATSVRRLRYNTTVEIVFRCPPVMYSYSNPMHLHGHDFFVLAQGHGKYDAQKDVQTYNLVDPPVRNTILVPVVGWTAIRFVASNPGVWFLHCHYEKHASSGMAMAFMVENGPTLDSTLPPPPSDYPSCDDQNSGLAFD